From the genome of Triticum aestivum cultivar Chinese Spring chromosome 3B, IWGSC CS RefSeq v2.1, whole genome shotgun sequence, one region includes:
- the LOC123069108 gene encoding probable polygalacturonase At1g80170, which translates to MAFHAAGDGVTDDTKAFEETWDSACRDSGGANVYVPVGRTFLLRDATFNGPCKSPITMQVDGDIVAPSTLWQLKSSSVLTFHEVDNLTVDGSGQIDGRGAPWWDCHNHKLVSFSFCNGLRVTNIRLKDSALKHISVYRCSQALVHNVSISAPCDSPNTDGITIGASDHVRVSSSSIKSGDDCVSIITETTDVNVTDITCGPGHGISVGSLGGAGEGPAMVERITVSNCNFFNTTNGVRIKSWQGGQGKASGFIFRDLNMTEVQHPIDIDQFYCPHGNCPERQGGVAITDARFINIHGTSSEREAIKIMCSNSVPCHDIYLDNVDLSWCKHTAPPKAKIMNAHGSVAGKVKPQVQFLGR; encoded by the exons ATGGCTTTCCATGCCGCTGGGGACGGCGTGACGGATGATACCAAG GCGTTCGAGGAGACATGGGACTCTGCGTGCAGGGACAGCGGCGGAGCCAACGTGTACGTCCCTGTGGGAAGGACCTTCTTGCTGCGCGACGCCACTTTCAACGGGCCCTGCAAGTCACCCATCACGATGCAG GTGGACGGGGACATCGTGGCGCCAAGCACCCTCTGGCAGCTAAAATCGTCAAGCGTGCTGACCTTCCACGAGGTCGACAACCTGACGGTGGACGGCAGCGGCCAGATCGACGGCCGAGGCGCCCCGTGGTGGGATTGCCACAACCACAAG CTGGTGTCATTCTCGTTCTGCAACGGTCTACGGGTGACCAACATACGCCTCAAGGACAGCGCCCTCAAGCACATCAGCGTGTACAGGTGCAGCCAGGCGCTGGTGCACAACGTCTCCATCTCCGCGCCCTGCGACAGCCCTAACACGGACGGGATCACCATTGGGGCCTCCGACCATGTCCGCGTCTCCTCTTCCTCCATCAAGTCCG GTGATGATTGTGTGTCGATTATAACGGAAACCACCGATGTCAACGTCACTGACATCACGTGTGGGCCCGGTCATGGCATCAG TGTGGGAAGCCTTGGAGGTGCTGGTGAAGGCCCAGCGATGGTGGAGAGGATTACAGTATCCAACTGCAACTTCTTTAACACGACGAACGGTGTCAGGATCAAATCTTGGCAG GGCGGGCAAGGCAAAGCGAGCGGATTCATTTTCAGGGACCTCAACATGACTGAAGTCCAACATCCTATCGACATCGACCAGTTCTATTGTCCACATGGAAACTGTCCAGAACGG CAAGGTGGTGTGGCCATAACGGACGCGAGGTTCATCAACATCCATGGGACGTCCTCCGAGCGAGAGGCTATCAAGATCATGTGCAGCAATAGCGTGCCGTGCCACGACATCTATCTCGATAATGTCGACCTATCATGGTGTAAACACACTGCTCCACCAAAAGCCAAGATTATGAATGCCCATGGGAGCGTCGCGGGCAAGGTGAAGCCACAAGTGCAGTTCTTGGGCCGTTGA